Proteins encoded within one genomic window of Fragaria vesca subsp. vesca linkage group LG1, FraVesHawaii_1.0, whole genome shotgun sequence:
- the LOC101312971 gene encoding argininosuccinate lyase-like, which produces MESLSVFNTTASFPLFSSSLDHPRPQLSLTPSSYRPMPKLDVVHCAAAQGQSSAAAAAAAAAKPKEAKLWGGRFEEGVTDAVERFTESISFDKALYKHDILGSKAHASMLAKQGLMTAEDRDSIHEGLTEIQRRIESGEFEWRTDREDVHMNIEAALTDLIGEAAKKLHTARSRNDQVLTDFRLWCRDAIEAILVQIKHLQVSLVQLALKNEGLIVPGYTHLQRAQPVLLQHLLLAFVEQLERDAGRLLDCKERLNFCPLGACALAGTGLPIDRFMTSDALGFTAPMRNSIDAVSDRDFVLEFLSANSITAIHLSRLGEEWVLWASEEFGFITPSDAVSTGSSIMPQKKNPDPMELVRGKSARVVGDLVTLLMLCKGLPLAYNRDLQEDKEPVFDSVKTILGMLEVSAEFAQNITFNKERIQKALPAGHLDATTLADYLVKKGIPFRTSHDIVGRAVAVCVSKGCQLKELNLDELKSINPVFDKDVYEFLGVENAVKKFSSYGSTGSECVASQLDHWVTKLGLTKGA; this is translated from the exons ATGGAGTCGTTGTCAGTCTTCAACACCACCGCCTCCTTCCCCCTCTTCTCTTCCTCACTCGACCACCCCAGGCCCCAACTCTCCCTCACTCCCTCCTCTTACAGGCCCATGCCGAAGCTCGACGTCGTCCACTGCGCCGCCGCCCAGGGCCAATCCTCCGCCGCCGCCGCCGCCGCCGCCGCCGCGAAGCCCAAGGAGGCCAAGCTTTGGGGCGGCCGCTTCGAGGAAGGCGTCACCGACGCCGTCGAGCGCTTCACTGAGTCCATCTCCTTCGACAAAGCCCTCTACAAGCATGACATCCTCGGCTCCAAGGCCCACGCCTCCATGCTCGCCAAACAG GGATTGATGACTGCGGAGGATAGGGATAGCATCCACGAGGGGCTTACGGAGATTCAGAGGCGAATTGAGAGCGGCGAGTTTGAGTGGAGGACTGATAGGGAAGACGTGCATATGAACATTGAGGCGGCGCTGACGGATTTGATCGGCGAGGCGGCCAAGAAGCTGCATACGGCGAGGAGCCGGAACGATCAGGTCTTGACTGATTTTCGGCTGTGGTGTAGGGATGCAATTGAGGCGATTCTTGTGCAGATTAAGCATCTGCAGGTTTCGTTGGTCCAGTTGGCGCTGAAGAATGAGGGTTTGATTGTTCCGGGGTACACGCATTTGCAGAGGGCTCAGCCTGTTTTGCTTCAGCATTTGCTGTTGGCGTTTGTTGAGCAG CTTGAACGTGATGCTGGTCGCTTACTAGATTGCAAAGAGAGGTTGAATTTTTGCCCTCTAGGTGCCTGTGCATTGGCTGGCACTGGACTTCCAATCGATCGTTTTATGACCTCTGATGCTTTAGGCTTCACTGCTCCTATGAGGAATAG TATCGATGCAGTTTCAGACAGAGACTTTGTCTTGGAATTTCTTTCCGCGAATTCAATTACAGCCATTCATCTCTCCCGCCTTGGTGAGGAATGGGTATTGTGGGCTTCAGAAGAGTTTGGATTTATCACACCAAGTGATGCAGTTTCAACTGGAAGTAGCATTATGCCTCAGAAGAAAAACCCAGATCCAATGGAACTTGTTCGTGGAAAATCTGCTAGGGTAGTAGGAGATCTAGTTACGCTTCTCATGTTGTGCAAAGGACTTCCTCTTGCTTACAATCGTGATTTGCAG GAAGATAAGGAGCCTGTTTTTGACAGTGTGAAGACAATTTTGGGGATGCTTGAAGTGTCTGCGGAGTTTGCACAGAACATTACCTTCAATAAGGAGAGAATACAAAAGGCTTTACCTGCTGGTCATCTTGATGCCACCACTCTTGCTGATTATCTTGTGAAGAAG GGCATACCTTTCAGAACTTCTCATGACATAGTTGGAAGGGCAGTAGCTGTTTGCGTCTCAAAAGGTTGCCAACTTAAAGAGTTAAATCTCGATGAGCTGAAAAGCATAAATCCGGTGTTTGACAAGGATGTATATGAGTTTCTTGGAGTAGAGAATGCAGTTAAAAAGTTCAGCTCATATGGTTCGACAGGGTCAGAATGTGTTGCCAGTCAACTTGATCACTGGGTTACTAAACTCGGACTCACCAAAGGGGCCTGA
- the LOC101313257 gene encoding putative disease resistance RPP13-like protein 1-like gives MDSPPEKDDRSHRWRSSTLKLNKDSVKVKKRRARTAVYTVETSEFRSLVQSLTGPSRSPPRTLSSTGKSLPLPDQKHLATRSATSASTITLDDDMDNEQGRVIYADKEPDGLPDELKGLSMYFSLFPSDYEFRRDELVQMWMAEGFIDESQRKTTEDIGCAYFNSLEKIGFLVPSRCDFSVDFDSVCSVPSYNPGKLLFKVNPIKLSELINTTAPVDYFAAVAGSLDGDLELTQHLSLNCKDIDQMTFGILKNFKHLRTLLLLSGHESSIKHIPRDLFLNLKDLRTLNLSRTLISEVPSSIRNMKSLRYLDLSNTRVTQLPESIDSLRHLQTIKLRGCVHFLQLPKGMKKLINLRHMELDIIRQLRAMPPFLGNLTNLLTLSAFLVGREEGCRIGELQNLNNLRGVLRISRLENVSDKDEAKEAALINKQYLQRLELRWSNVFIEKIEEQQKILDCLQPHAGLKELQIQHYAGSTLPTWISHPSLSALVVLTLYRCINCQLLPSIGQLQMLKSLSIIEMNEVKEINHQFYGGGLVDQAFHAFPKLEILEVDIMFNLKEWKEVKTGDFPSLLKLTMDSCPELDSLPSLSWLKSLKHLEFRRCPKLLSLPSDGLPTSLESFIVIDCPELKEWCHKVEGEDWSKIYHVPSIWFDCEEVRSKSHRRPGTSGEISEVNMELDG, from the exons ATGGATTCGCCGCCGGAAAAGGATGACCGTTCCCATCGCTGGCGCTCTTCTACTCTCAAACTCAACAAAGACTCCGTCAAAGTGAAGAAGCGAAGGGCCCGTACCGCTGTGTACACCGTTGAAACGAGCGAATTTAGGTCCTTGGTCCAGAGCCTCACCGGCCCGTCGCGCTCTCCGCCTCGCACACTCAGCTCCACCGGAAAGAGCCTTCCTTTACCGGATCAGAAGCATTTGGCCACTAGGTCAGCTACATCTGCTAGTACCATCACGTTGGACGACGACATGGATAACGAGCAAG GAAGAGTTATTTATGCAGATAAAGAACCCGACGGTTTACCGGACGAGTTAAAGGGGTTATCTATGTATTTCTCTCTCTTCCCATCAGATTATGAGTTTAGAAGAGATGAGTTGGTTCAAATGTGGATGGCTGAAGGCTTTATTGACGAGAGCCAAAGAAAGACAACGGAGGACATTGGTTGTGCTTATTTCAATTCCTTAGAAAAGATAGGCTTTCTTGTGCCCTCTAGATGTGATTTCAGTGTGGATTTTGATTCAGTGTGTTCGGTACCCTCGTATAACCCTGGAAAATTGTTGTTCAAGGTGAATCCTATCAAGCTTTCAGAGTTGATAAACACAACTGCTCCGGTGGATTATTTCGCTGCTGTGGCTGGTAGTTTGGATGGAGACTTGGAATTGACACAGCATTTGTCTTTGAATTGTAAGGACATTGATCAGATGACTTTTGGAATTCTCAAAAATTTTAAGCATCTGCGCACGCTCCTACTCCTCTCTGGCCATGAGTCTTCCATCAAACATATTCCTCGTGATCTGTTTTTGAACTTAAAGGATTTGAGAACACTGAATTTGAGTCGAACACTTATTTCGGAGGTGCCAAGTTCCATTCGAAATATGAAATCATTACGATATTTGGATCTCTCCAATACTCGCGTTACGCAGTTGCCAGAGTCAATAGATTCTCTTCGCCATTTGCAGACTATAAAACTAAGAGGCTGTGTGCACTTCCTTCAGTTGCCAAAAGGCATGAAGAAGCTGATCAATCTACGACATATGGAATTGGATATCATTCGGCAATTACGTGCCATGCCCCCATTTTTAGGAAACTTAACTAACCTTCTGACTTTGTCAGCATTTCTAGTTGGTCGAGAGGAGGGGTGTCGGATTGGAGAGCTTCAGAATTTGAATAATCTTAGGGGAGTACTTCGCATTTCAAGGCTTGAAAATGTGTCAGATAAGGATGAGGCTAAGGAAGCTGCTTTGATTAATAAGCAATACCTCCAAAGGCTAGAGCTTCGTTGGAGTAATGTGTTCATAGAGAAAATAGAGGAGCAACAGAAAATCCTTGATTGTCTTCAACCCCATGCTGGTCTTAAAGAGTTACAGATACAACACTATGCCGGGTCAACACTTCCAACTTGGATAAGCCATCCATCTCTTTCTGCACTTGTTGTTCTTACTCTATACAGATGTATTAATTGTCAACTTCTCCCGTCTATTGGCCAGTTACAAATGCTCAAATCTCTTTCTATTATAGAGATGAATGAGGTGAAAGAAATCAACCATCAGTTTTATGGAGGTGGACTAGTTGATCAAGCATTCCATGCATTTCCAAAACTTGAGATATTAGAAGTTGACATCATGTTCAATTTGAAAGAGTGGAAGGAAGTAAAGACAGGTGACTTTCCATCCCTACTTAAACTCACAATGGACTCTTGCCCCGAACTTGACAGTCTTCCATCACTTTCTTGGCTGAAATCCCTCAAGCATTTGGAGTTCAGGCGTTGTCCAAAGCTTCTGTCCTTACCTTCTGATGGACTACCAACTTCACTTGAGTCTTTCATAGTAATAGATTGCCCTGAACTGAAAGAATGGTGCCACAAGGTGGAAGGTGAAGATTGGAGTAAAATATACCATGTCCCCAGCATATGGTTTGATTGTGAAGAG GTAAGATCCAAGTCCCATCGTAGGCCTGGAACATCAGGAGAGATTTCTGAGGTGAATATGGAATTGGATGGATGA
- the LOC101313846 gene encoding putative disease resistance RPP13-like protein 1-like, whose protein sequence is MATTVASLVLSTGITSAVLQVLVDRIATITQTKITQFKQLQSQFLELGATMTKAKALVDDVENKKCFPEACRILLEDIKSVVLDADDLLDEIDMFLENRTDKNQVSQITQMFPSSFRFNIPSELRKIHKELGDLVDKLEGYCMMNLGQPQMAAPTPILPSTSLVVGSSIISRDPDKKKIIEMVLSDQGEGGGNVSVIPIVGMGGIGKTALAQLVYNDPDVVRNFDFKIWVSVSFSYDVVMITKSIFNSVAEQRSGLMSEFRGVFELSDMWKYFELSHNEIHIQLQKKLRGKKFLLVLDDMWNENPRDWDQLKLPFQVAAQGSKILMTTRSQIASSILSGAPAYLLNTLSHKDCWTIIKQTAGLGDAHENELIGLEIAKKCKGLPLAAKVIGSVLRYKYGERKWGALLKCELWESPEHGNHIYPALKLSYDNLSSYLRRCFTYCSIFPRDHEFEKDDLVQLWAAEGFIQAQGRQEIEDVGREYFGGLCSRSFFQASDDDPPKYKMHDLVHDLARLVSTTVSFSMEDNVSNILPIPRHARYSSLLCQDIKPSTLEVFHRYEKLRTFLLLSEHASNLKQVPYDFFIKLGRLRVLNLSHSGISDLPDSVKNLIHLRYLNLSHSSIKRLPKSLANIYGMETLKLKNCCELLQLPDNLKNLIKLRHLDFDGRVISSMPMDVGKLTSLETLPAFIVGKHIGYQIGELKNMMFLRGSICITNLENVANSVEGEAAMLHEKQYLKKLELEWNEMGSQTVHQEVLTSLKPHVRLTELRVTGYCGLIFPNWISDSSFCKLERIHLDKCHFCTLLPSLGQLTALKYLLIQDMHDLENIDHLLCGSTDTFPSLETLTFRDMPKLKIWSGINENDMPHLIVLSIDSCPELVTLPSLCYLRSLEMLEINRCSELQSLPREGLPLSLTCLIISESDILKERCEVQGADWDKIKSIPNIMIDDEVIPMEGRQN, encoded by the coding sequence ATGGCGACTACTGTAGCGTCTCTAGTACTTTCGACCGGCATCACATCGGCGGTTCTTCAGGTTCTTGTCGACAGAATCGCCACCATCACTCAAACAAAGATAACCCAGTTTAAGCAGCTGCAAAGCCAGTTCTTGGAGTTAGGAGCAACAATGACCAAGGCAAAAGCTCTGGTTGACGATGTAGAAAACAAGAAATGTTTTCCGGAGGCGTGCCGTATTTTGCTGGAAGATATCAAAAGTGTTGTTTTAGATGCCGATGACTTGCTGGATGAGATTGACATGTTTCTCGAAAACAGAACCGATAAGAATCAGGTGAGTCAAATCACTCAAATGTTCCCATCATCTTTTAGATTCAATATTCCTTCTGAGCTGCGCAAGATCCATAAAGAATTGGGTGATTTAGTAGATAAACTGGAGGGCTACTGCATGATGAATTTGGGTCAGCCTCAAATGGCTGCTCCCACTCCCATTTTGCCAAGTACTTCGTTGGTAGTTGGGTCCTCTATAATTTCAAGAGATCCAGACAAGAAAAAGATCATTGAGATGGTCTTGTCTGACCAAGGAGAGGGTGGAGGAAATGTTTCTGTGATTCCCATAGTGGGAATGGGTGGAATTGGTAAAACTGCACTTGCTCAACTTGTTTACAATGATCCGGATGTGGTTAGAAATTTTGATTTTAAGATCTGGGTATCAGTTTCTTTCAGCTATGATGTTGTCATGATTACAAAATCCATTTTTAACTCTGTTGCTGAGCAAAGGTCTGGGTTAATGTCTGAATTTAGGGGAGTTTTTGAGTTGTCTGATATGTGGAAATATTTTGAGTTGAGTCATAATGAGATTCATATTCAGTTACAGAAGAAGTTGAGGGGGAAGAAGTTTTTGCTTGTACTTGACGATATGTGGAATGAAAATCCTAGAGATTGGGATCAATTGAAATTGCCTTTTCAAGTTGCGGCACAAGGAAGCAAGATTTTGATGACTACACGAAGCCAAATTGCTTCGTCTATTCTTTCCGGTGCTCCTGCTTATCTTTTGAATACTTTGTCTCATAAGGATTGCTGGACAATCATTAAACAAACAGCAGGACTAGGTGATGCACATGAAAATGAGTTGATCGGGTTGGAGATAGCAAAGAAGTGCAAAGGGCTTCCTTTGGCGGCAAAAGTGATTGGAAGTGTCTTGCGTTATAAATATGGAGAAAGGAAGTGGGGTGCTTTGTTAAAATGTGAGCTATGGGAATCTCCAGAACATGGAAACCATATATATCCAGCACTTAAGTTGAGCTATGATAATTTGTCTTCTTATTTGAGAAGATGTTTCACTTATTGTTCTATCTTCCCACGTGATCATGAATTTGAGAAAGATGATTTGGTTCAGTTATGGGCTGCAGAAGGCTTCATTCAAGCTCAAGGAAGACAAGAAATTGAAGATGTTGGAAGAGAGTACTTTGGTGGCTTGTGTTCCAGGTCCTTTTTCCAAGCTTCAGATGATGATCCACCAAAATATAAAATGCATGACCTCGTTCATGATTTGGCAAGATTGGTTTCAACCACTGTTTCCTTTTCCATGGAGGATAATGTGTCAAACATCTTACCGATACCTAGACATGCTCGGTATTCATCATTGCTTTGTCAAGACATTAAGCCATCTACATTGGAGGTGTTTCACAGGTATGAGAAGTTGCGAACCTTTTTGCTGCTTTCTGAACATGCATCCAATCTTAAACAAGTTCCATATGATTTCTTTATAAAGTTGGGACGCTTAAGAGTGTTGAATCTGAGCCATAGTGGCATCTCTGACTTGCCTGACTCTGTTAAGAATTTGATACACCTTCGTTACCTGAATCTTAGTCATTCCTCTATCAAAAGATTGCCAAAATCTTTAGCAAATATATATGGGATGGAGACACTTAAGCTCAAGAATTGTTGTGAGCTTCTTCAATTACCTGACAACTTGAAGAACTTGATTAAGTTGCGACATCTTGACTTTGATGGTCGTGTAATCAGTTCCATGCCAATGGATGTTGGGAAGCTGACCAGTCTTGAAACTCTGCCTGCATTTATAGTGGGAAAGCACATTGGATATCAGATTGGAGAGCTCAAGAACATGATGTTCCTTCGTGGATCCATTTGCATTACAAATCTTGAAAATGTGGCAAATTCTGTTGAGGGTGAGGCTGCTATGTTACATGAGAAGCAATACCTAAAGAAGTTGGAGTTGGAATGGAATGAAATGGGTTCTCAAACAGTTCATCAAGAAGTTCTTACGAGCCTTAAGCCTCATGTTAGGTTGACAGAGTTACGAGTAACAGGCTATTGTGGTTTAATATTTCCAAATTGGATTTCTGATTCATCATTTTGCAAGCTTGAGAGAATCCATTTGGACAAGTGCCATTTTTGCACACTGCTTCCTTCTCTTGGTCAACTTACAGCTCTCAAGTATCTTCTCATCCAAGATATGCATGATTTGGAAAATATTGATCATCTGTTATGTGGCTCAACAGATACTTTTCCTTCATTGGAGACGCTGACATTTCGGGACATGCCAAAGTTGAAGATATGGTCAGGAATAAATGAAAATGACATGCCTCACCTTATAGTGCTTAGCATTGATTCTTGCCCAGAACTGGTCACGCTACCTTCATTGTGTTACCTAAGATCACTTGAAATGTTAGAAATAAACCGTTGCTCGGAGCTTCAATCATTGCCAAGGGAAGGACTGCCGCTCTCACTCACATGTTTGATAATTTCGGAAAGTGACATTTTAAAGGAGCGATGCGAGGTGCAAGGTGCAGATTGGGACAAGATCAAATCGATTCCCAACATAATGATAGATGATGAAGTGATTCCCATGGAAGGACGTCAGAATTGA
- the LOC101306370 gene encoding uncharacterized protein LOC101306370 produces the protein MALAFTNLSWWLWSGKQKEPRISNGTCLNSSPESGVRESDALKFPSVKGANIASSSRKVKRKWHSREERKIDKEYDGVLVPSDGECVSGSESDSDWSIGWLEPHGPGFQSDDDADDSFAVLVPCYGHAVHDMVGKSKNRDQNTIGSIPDESRKFMEEWLSSLRNS, from the exons ATGGCTTTGGCTTTTACTAATCTATCATGGTGGTTGTGGAGTGGAAAGCAAAAGGAGCCGAGAATCTCTAATGGAACTTGTTTAAATTCTTCCCCTGAATCGGGTGTGCGGGAATCTGATGCGTTAAAGTTTCCTTCGGTTAAAGGAGCCAATATTGCCTCATCATCTAGAAAGGTGAAGAGGAAATGGCATAGTAGGGAAGAACGGAAAATTGATAAGGAGTATGATGGTGTACTTGTTCCTTCCGATGGAGAGTGTGTTTCTGGCTCTGAATCTGACTCGGATTGGTCAATTGGATGGTTGGAGCCTCATGGACCTGGGTTCCAGAGTGATGATGATGCAGATGATAGTTTTGCTGTGCTGGTTCCATGCTATGGGCATGCTGTTCATGATATGGTGGGGAAATCAAAAAATAGAGATCAGAATACTATTGGGAGCATCCCAGATG AGAGCAGAAAGTTTATGGAAGAGTGGCTCTCTTCTCTACGCAACAGCTGA